The genomic window TTGTGTAATACTATTTTGTTCAAGTACGTACTATCTTTTCTATACATCATACTCGTTGCAATATTACTTACTTCTACCTTTTGTAGCTTGGATAATAATCCAATTAATAGAACCGAAAGAGTTTTTACACGAAGTAAAGTTAACAAAGTTAGGTAGAACTGGCTTGAAGATATGGGGCAAGATAATAGGGTTAGCCATTACAATGAATGTCATTAACTACACTATTCTATGGTCTTTTACGTCTGCAAACCTTAACGTTTCACTTTTAACAGTGCAATCTGTAACACTTTCATTTTTTGAATTATTGTTAGTAGGAGTTGTTTTTTTATTTACAAGTATCATTTGGCAGGAGATTGTGTGGCGAGGCTGGATTTATGAAAGGTTAAGAGGAAAGAGCTTTGTATTAGCAGTTATATCATCAAGCTTTGGACAAACAATTTTCTTAGCACCATTCATATATTTTACATATGAATTGCAGCATTACGGAAATGTATTTATATTGTATGTTCTTTTTATTCTGTTTCAAGTATTGCTTAATATTTATCTTATTACTCTTCGTGAAGAATCTCAAAGTATTTGGCCTTCATCAATATTTCAAGCAATATATTATATTAGTTGGGATATTGGAAGTGACTTTACTATTGATGCGAACGTGTCATCAGAATATGTTGGAGGATTGTATGGTATAACAGGGATATTGTGTTTAGGATTTTATATTGTTTTATCAAGCACAATACAGAAAGTAATTATTAACAAGCAGCAGAATGCATCAATATAAATAAGTACTCTCGTCCAAGGAGTGCTTATTTTCTTTATGTTGGGATAATTTAGAAAAATCCTAATGTTTTTTTACTAAATTATGTTAAAATGATGTAAACAAAGATTGTTAAGCAAAATTTGTAAAGGTTGAGCATGCAAAATAAAGATCTTTTTATTTTTCTATAGTTAAAGTAATATTCAGGAGAGGCTTAAGGAGAGGGTTTTATGTCATTATTTTTAAAGATAATACATTTGTTTATGATGTATGTAGCTATATTTACCGTATTAGCTTTAATTATCTTAATTCCAAGACAAATCAGTGTAGTATACGAAAAGGGCGAGGAAGTACACTATGAATTTACAATGCAGCACTATGCTAATAACATTTCAGAGTTTATTACATCAATATGGCAAGAACATAGTCTTGGAAAAACCAGATACGAAAATTCCGTAGAGTCAGAGTTATTAATATACTTTCCAAGAAGCTTATTAATTATTATTCCATCCTTCATATTAAGTATTATTTTAGGGATTGCTATTGGATTGAGACAGTTTCAAACAAAGCACAGACGCTCTTATCCTGTAAGGAAGGGAGTATTTTGGTTGCTTTCGTCAGTGCCGGACTTCTTCTTGATTATTTGTTTGATTTGGATTGTAATCTTATTTGTTCCGAATTTTGATATATTCGGTCATGAGCACAGCTATGCTTTCGTAGTTCCTATTATTTTAGTTACCTTGTATCCTATGCTTTATGTTGCCAAGATTACGGAGGTTGCTCTAGAAGATGAGGGAGAGCAATTGTACGTGAGGTTTGCTAGAGCTATGGGATTCACAGAAGCATATGTATTAATCCGTCATGTATTACGAAATGTATATCCCTCTATTCTTAATCATTTTCCTACGATTATGATGTATGTGTTGTCAAATTTATTAGTAGTAGAGTGGTTATTAGACTATAGAGGTTTAACATATAGATTATTTAGAGCTGTCGATTACACAGATAAGATATCTGGCATGACGTCGCCAAATTATGAAGGTGCATTAATAATCGGGATTTCGATTTGTTTTCTATCTGTCGTACTTGTAAGTCAGGTACTGAGTCAGTTAGGAAAAAGATTGCTTGATCCTAGATAGACTAGATAAAGTGTAATTTTGTAAAAGGGGACATTTATTATGAAACGGAATTTTGCTTTATGGATTGGATTCTCAATGTTTTCTATATTAGTACTTACAGCAATAATTGGACCGTTCATTCCAGACGTTGTAGCGGGTGTAGAAGAACAACGTATTCAGTATTATGGTGATGGAAAATTTGGACGAGCACCATTTGCCCCTTCACTTGAATTCCCACTAGGGAGTGACGAAGAAGGTCGCGATATTCTGAGTTTAATAATTATGGGAACAAGAGATACATTATTTATCGTGTTTACTATTACATTAGTTAGGTATGCTTTAGGGTTGCCATTGGCGTTTTTAGCATTACATAAACATGGTTTTTTTCACCGTGTCATTGAAGTGTTACATGGGTTCTTTTCGACGATTCCAACCATATTTTCGGCAGTTATTCTTATTAATTTACCGTTTTTAATATTTTCGGAGATTCGGACAGTTTGGGTCATTTTATTAATTGCATTTATTGATATGGCAAGTGTTGCTTATGTGTTTAGAGAAACGGCTCATGACATTTCTAAGCGGGAATATATTACTGCGGGAATTATGATTGGAAATACGCGACGTCAAATGATAAAAAATCAATATATTCCTGTATTAATTCCAGAAATTATTGTCCAATTTTTTATTGATGTTAGTCGTGTTACGTTACTTGTAGGTCAATTAGGTATTTTTCATATTTTTGTTATGCAAACATGGGTGCAAACAGGGTTTACGGGAGGATATCTTGAAAATACTAGCTACAATTGGGCTACACTCATTGCTGGCACTCGTAATATAGTACTGAGTTATCCATGGATTCCATTTTTTCCAGCACTAGCTATTGTATTTGCAATTTTTACATTCCAAATTTTAAGTGATGGCTTACGTCAGTATTTTCAAAGAAAAGTCAGTGAATGATAACAAAAGGAGCTTGAGATCGTTCTCAAGCTCCTTTTAAGCGTATTATGATTAGCGACCGATTTAAATGCCGGAAGAACAAGTGTGTATACTAAACTAGTAATTTTACAAGCATAAATCCAACAATCGATAATAAAACAGATCCAGCTAATCCAGCTGCTAATGGGCGTAAACCATACTTCTTTAATGTCTCCATTGAAATGTTTAAACCTAAACCTGCCATTGCCATCGCTAATAATGTATACGATGCTGTCATAATTAAGTCAACGATTTGTTGACTAACAGGCACAAATGTATGGAATACACTTACAGCTAAGAATCCAACAATGAACCAAGGTATAGGAAGTTTTTGCTTTTCACTAGACGTCGTAGAATCTGATTTATTGAAAAGTAAGCCAACTATAATAGCAACTGGTACTAATAACAGCACGCGTGTTAGTTTTGCCAACACTGCCATGTCAACAGCTTCAGCTCCTCCAGGTGCGGCTGCTGCGACAACATGTGCTACTTCGTGAAGGGTGGCTCCGGCAAATAAACCAAACTCGCTTGATGATAACCCTAAGAATGGGAACAATAAAGTATACATAATAGTAAAACCTGTACCAAGTACAGCAATCGTCGCAACACTTACAACAGTTTCCTCATCTTTAGCTTTCATTTGTGCTGCAATGGCAACAATAGCGGCCGCTCCGCAAATCGCAGTTCCACAGGCAGTAAGGAGACTAACATTCCGGTCAACCTTTAACATCGTTGAAATGGCATATACAATGAGTAATGTAAAAACAATATTGACAACCGCAAGTACAATTACACTTGTACCACTGGCAGCAATATCTGATAAATTCAAACGGAAGCCAAGAAGAATGATACCTAGTCTTAATAATTTTTTAGATGCAAACGTAATTCCTGTATTTAAGTGAGTAGGAACTGGCAACGAAGCTTTTGTTGCCATTCCAATTAAAATAGCAAGTACTAAAGGACCTACTACAGAAATGATTGGTAATTTAACAAGTAAGTTCGCAGCAATAGCAATAATGAATGTTAGAGCTATACCTTTTATGAATGATTCCGAGCTTTTCTGCTCTAGAGGGCGTTCTGCCAATACAATTCCTCCTAATAATCTTGTATATATAATAATAAATACGATACAATCATTAGTAAAATATAATATCGTAATATCAATCATTAGTTTTTTTAATGATAAGGGTGGTAAATATGCAATATGAGGCTTTGCGAACGTTTGTAACAGTAATTGAGGAGAAAAACTTCACAAAAGCTGCGGAAAAATTATATATTTCTCAACCAAGTGTTAGTTTGCACATTAAGCAGCTTGAGAAGGAATTCAAAACGGTGCTGCTCCATCGCTCACCTAAACATATAGAAGTCACTCCAAGCGGTGTTTTATTATATGAAAGAGCGAAGCAATTATTAGAGCTTTATGAAAAAACAAAGCTTGAGTTGCTAGATATAGATAAAAAAATACAAGGAACACTAAAAATTGCAGCTAGTTATACAGTAGGTGAATATGTACTGCCAAGGTTATTGGCAGATTTTCAAAGACAATATAATGATGTGACCTTTGATGTAACGATAGCTAACACAAAACAAGTGGTAGAGCAGACTAAGCTATATAAAGCAGATCTTGCCTTAATAGAGGGAAAAACAGACGATAAAGATTTAGTTATGATACCGTTTATGCGTGATGATATGGCAGTAGTTGTTTCATTAGAGCACCCGTTAGCTAATTTAGAAAGAATATGTGTGGAGGACCTACACGATCAAAACTGGGTAATGCGTGAAGCCGGGTCTGGAACAAGAGAATTTCTTGAGCATATTCTTGTGTCCTATGGACTTAAAGCGAACAAGATGTACACTATTAGCAGTAATCAAGGGGTGAAAGAAGCAGTTAAAAACAACCTTGGCATTACAATATTGTCTTCTTTTGTTGTACAGGCAGACGATAATGTTAAAAAAATTCTTGTTGAAGACATTTCATTATTGCGTAAATTTTCTATTCTTTACCCTGCTCATACTCGTCATAATAA from Bacillus sp. HMF5848 includes these protein-coding regions:
- a CDS encoding ABC transporter permease, giving the protein MKRNFALWIGFSMFSILVLTAIIGPFIPDVVAGVEEQRIQYYGDGKFGRAPFAPSLEFPLGSDEEGRDILSLIIMGTRDTLFIVFTITLVRYALGLPLAFLALHKHGFFHRVIEVLHGFFSTIPTIFSAVILINLPFLIFSEIRTVWVILLIAFIDMASVAYVFRETAHDISKREYITAGIMIGNTRRQMIKNQYIPVLIPEIIVQFFIDVSRVTLLVGQLGIFHIFVMQTWVQTGFTGGYLENTSYNWATLIAGTRNIVLSYPWIPFFPALAIVFAIFTFQILSDGLRQYFQRKVSE
- a CDS encoding type II CAAX prenyl endopeptidase Rce1 family protein, whose product is MVKRLDLKLLFFCVILFCSSTYYLFYTSYSLQYYLLLPFVAWIIIQLIEPKEFLHEVKLTKLGRTGLKIWGKIIGLAITMNVINYTILWSFTSANLNVSLLTVQSVTLSFFELLLVGVVFLFTSIIWQEIVWRGWIYERLRGKSFVLAVISSSFGQTIFLAPFIYFTYELQHYGNVFILYVLFILFQVLLNIYLITLREESQSIWPSSIFQAIYYISWDIGSDFTIDANVSSEYVGGLYGITGILCLGFYIVLSSTIQKVIINKQQNASI
- a CDS encoding LysR family transcriptional regulator, whose amino-acid sequence is MQYEALRTFVTVIEEKNFTKAAEKLYISQPSVSLHIKQLEKEFKTVLLHRSPKHIEVTPSGVLLYERAKQLLELYEKTKLELLDIDKKIQGTLKIAASYTVGEYVLPRLLADFQRQYNDVTFDVTIANTKQVVEQTKLYKADLALIEGKTDDKDLVMIPFMRDDMAVVVSLEHPLANLERICVEDLHDQNWVMREAGSGTREFLEHILVSYGLKANKMYTISSNQGVKEAVKNNLGITILSSFVVQADDNVKKILVEDISLLRKFSILYPAHTRHNKITQLFLDLLLERD
- a CDS encoding YeiH family protein, whose product is MAERPLEQKSSESFIKGIALTFIIAIAANLLVKLPIISVVGPLVLAILIGMATKASLPVPTHLNTGITFASKKLLRLGIILLGFRLNLSDIAASGTSVIVLAVVNIVFTLLIVYAISTMLKVDRNVSLLTACGTAICGAAAIVAIAAQMKAKDEETVVSVATIAVLGTGFTIMYTLLFPFLGLSSSEFGLFAGATLHEVAHVVAAAAPGGAEAVDMAVLAKLTRVLLLVPVAIIVGLLFNKSDSTTSSEKQKLPIPWFIVGFLAVSVFHTFVPVSQQIVDLIMTASYTLLAMAMAGLGLNISMETLKKYGLRPLAAGLAGSVLLSIVGFMLVKLLV
- a CDS encoding ABC transporter permease subunit, translated to MSLFLKIIHLFMMYVAIFTVLALIILIPRQISVVYEKGEEVHYEFTMQHYANNISEFITSIWQEHSLGKTRYENSVESELLIYFPRSLLIIIPSFILSIILGIAIGLRQFQTKHRRSYPVRKGVFWLLSSVPDFFLIICLIWIVILFVPNFDIFGHEHSYAFVVPIILVTLYPMLYVAKITEVALEDEGEQLYVRFARAMGFTEAYVLIRHVLRNVYPSILNHFPTIMMYVLSNLLVVEWLLDYRGLTYRLFRAVDYTDKISGMTSPNYEGALIIGISICFLSVVLVSQVLSQLGKRLLDPR